Proteins from a genomic interval of Liolophura sinensis isolate JHLJ2023 chromosome 3, CUHK_Ljap_v2, whole genome shotgun sequence:
- the LOC135464111 gene encoding HCLS1-binding protein 3-like isoform X1 has product MPTATLTVREVKNKETGLDISIPNYKETPGLLGSTVSFNVVVVSRLSFFKSPKHKESDVVQFMVTRKYPDFEQLYNQVGAQFPGTILPPLPKKVLRLTETVIKDRKSKLEGFLKFLACTPKLATCSKLLEFLGVNAIKAGRYRKGEIGETEQKVEREEKPEDEEEDVTTATDEDMFGEEEYQEQEDMFGRGDEQDIFSTALDHPDSGAGFITGGEARLFEEQDLGGGVVEGDDEELLGFLPDARTPDKTVTMVTQDQGEEDSSDLLHIDDDLDKFLVLETKKPETTEEVLLKDMNTESKSLADTKPTLSPKPKPELPQKPALAQKPKLPGKKPTLPKKPSMEQKAGEEDQTSRQHDNTVAKGDNPMQALANDDILKYIQDNASSADSDLDLFS; this is encoded by the exons ATGCCAACTGCCACATTAACCGTAAG GGAGGTGAAAAACAAAGAGACTGGTCTTGACATCTCTATTCCGAATTACAAAGAGACACCAGGTCTTCTTGGCAGTACTGTGAGCttcaatgttgttgttgtctctaGATTATCTTTCTTCAAGTCGCCAAAACATAAAGAAAGTGATGTTGTTCAGTTTATG GTGACCAGAAAATACCCAGACTTCGAACAACTGTATAACCAGGTTGGGGCGCAGTTTCCTGGAACAATTTTACCACCACTCCCCAAAAAAGTTCTACGATTGACAGAAACGGTGATCAAAGACAGAAAGTCAAAGTTGGAAGGCTTCCTCAAGTTCTTAGCTTGTACACCCAAACTAGCAACATGCTCCAAGCTGCTGGAATTTCTCG GTGTAAATGCCATAAAAGCTGGACGGTACAGAAAAGGGGAGATTGGAGAGACAGAACAGAAGGTGGAAAGAGAGGAGAAGCCAGAGGATGAGGAGGAGGATGTCACCACAGCAACCGATGAGGATATGTTTGGTGAGGAAGAGTACCAAGAGCAAGAGGACATGTTTGGAAGAGGGGATGAACAAGACATTTTCTCCACGGCATTAGACCACCCAGATTCAGGAGCAG GTTTCATCACAGGAGGGGAGGCGCGACTGTTTGAGGAGCAGGATTTAGGGGGCGGGGTGGTGGAAGGCGATGACGAGGAGCTTCTTGGATTTCTGCCTGATGCACGCACGCCAGACAAGACAGTCACCATGGTAACACAAGATCAGGGGGAAGAAGACAGTTCAGATTTACTACA TATCGATGATGATTTGGACAAATTTCTTGTCTTGGAAACAAAAAAGCCTGAAACAACTGAAGAAGTATTGCTCAAAGACATGAACACAGAATCAAAAAGCCTGGCTGACACTAAACCAACTCTCAGTCCAAAACCCAAACCAGAGCTTCCACAAAAACCTGCCCTTGCTCAAAAACCAAAACTCCCTGGCAAGAAACCCACGTTACCAAAGAAACCAAGCATGGAACAAAAGGCTGGGGAGGAAGACCAGACAAGCAGACAACATGATAATACAGTggccaagggagataacccaatGCAGGCATTGGCCAATGATGACATTTTAAAGTATATCCAGGACAATGCGTCATCTGCAGACAGTGACTTAGATTTGTTTTCCTGA
- the LOC135464111 gene encoding HCLS1-binding protein 3-like isoform X2, whose product MPTATLTVREVKNKETGLDISIPNYKETPGLLGSTVTRKYPDFEQLYNQVGAQFPGTILPPLPKKVLRLTETVIKDRKSKLEGFLKFLACTPKLATCSKLLEFLGVNAIKAGRYRKGEIGETEQKVEREEKPEDEEEDVTTATDEDMFGEEEYQEQEDMFGRGDEQDIFSTALDHPDSGAGFITGGEARLFEEQDLGGGVVEGDDEELLGFLPDARTPDKTVTMVTQDQGEEDSSDLLHIDDDLDKFLVLETKKPETTEEVLLKDMNTESKSLADTKPTLSPKPKPELPQKPALAQKPKLPGKKPTLPKKPSMEQKAGEEDQTSRQHDNTVAKGDNPMQALANDDILKYIQDNASSADSDLDLFS is encoded by the exons ATGCCAACTGCCACATTAACCGTAAG GGAGGTGAAAAACAAAGAGACTGGTCTTGACATCTCTATTCCGAATTACAAAGAGACACCAGGTCTTCTTGGCAGTACT GTGACCAGAAAATACCCAGACTTCGAACAACTGTATAACCAGGTTGGGGCGCAGTTTCCTGGAACAATTTTACCACCACTCCCCAAAAAAGTTCTACGATTGACAGAAACGGTGATCAAAGACAGAAAGTCAAAGTTGGAAGGCTTCCTCAAGTTCTTAGCTTGTACACCCAAACTAGCAACATGCTCCAAGCTGCTGGAATTTCTCG GTGTAAATGCCATAAAAGCTGGACGGTACAGAAAAGGGGAGATTGGAGAGACAGAACAGAAGGTGGAAAGAGAGGAGAAGCCAGAGGATGAGGAGGAGGATGTCACCACAGCAACCGATGAGGATATGTTTGGTGAGGAAGAGTACCAAGAGCAAGAGGACATGTTTGGAAGAGGGGATGAACAAGACATTTTCTCCACGGCATTAGACCACCCAGATTCAGGAGCAG GTTTCATCACAGGAGGGGAGGCGCGACTGTTTGAGGAGCAGGATTTAGGGGGCGGGGTGGTGGAAGGCGATGACGAGGAGCTTCTTGGATTTCTGCCTGATGCACGCACGCCAGACAAGACAGTCACCATGGTAACACAAGATCAGGGGGAAGAAGACAGTTCAGATTTACTACA TATCGATGATGATTTGGACAAATTTCTTGTCTTGGAAACAAAAAAGCCTGAAACAACTGAAGAAGTATTGCTCAAAGACATGAACACAGAATCAAAAAGCCTGGCTGACACTAAACCAACTCTCAGTCCAAAACCCAAACCAGAGCTTCCACAAAAACCTGCCCTTGCTCAAAAACCAAAACTCCCTGGCAAGAAACCCACGTTACCAAAGAAACCAAGCATGGAACAAAAGGCTGGGGAGGAAGACCAGACAAGCAGACAACATGATAATACAGTggccaagggagataacccaatGCAGGCATTGGCCAATGATGACATTTTAAAGTATATCCAGGACAATGCGTCATCTGCAGACAGTGACTTAGATTTGTTTTCCTGA